CGCGTGATGCTCCCCTGGGAGCTGCTCGTGCTCGCCACCCTCCCGATACTGGTCCGCGGGCTGTTCGCGGGTTCGGTCGGGACGTTCGCGACGTACCTCGCGCTCGCCGCGCTCGCGTTGCTCGTCATCGTCGAACTCCACATGTTCACGTCGCTCGCGGTCACGCACTGGTTCGCCGTCGTCCTCGTCGTTCTCACGACGCTCGCGGCGGTCGCGGCGTGGACGATCTTCCGATGGCACGCCGACCGGTACCTCGGCACGACGTACCTGGTCGACAACGAGACGCTGATGATCGAGTGGCTGTACGTCACGCTCGCCGGCGTCGCGGCGGGCGTCCTCTTCGACGGCTACTTCCGACGCCGCGACCGCCTGCTCTGGCGTGCGATCCGACGGATGGTGAGACGATGACGCGACTGCCGCGGCCGTCGATGCGGAACCAGCGGCGACTCAACCGCGGGCTCCAGGCGGTTCTGGTCGCACTCGTCGGCTACGGGGTCCTCGCGGGCCAACCGAAGGCGATCATGAACGGCGGCGTCGGACTGCTCGTGACGTTCCTCCCGGCGGCGTTCCAGCGGAACTACGAACTCCCGCTGGACCCGTGGCTCGGGCTCTGGGTGACGACTGCTGTGTTCCTTCACACCCTCGGGTCTGCCGGACTGTACGGTATGATTCCCTGGTGGGATCACGTCACGCACGCGATGTCGGCGTCGCTCATCGCCGCGGTCGGCTACACGACCGCTCGCGCCATCGACCTCCACAACGACGACATCCACGTCCCGCGTCGGGTGACGTTCGTCTACGTGTTCGTGGTCGTGCTCTCCTTCGGCGTCATCTGGGAGCTCTTCGAGTTCGGGCTCGACATCCTCGCGGACGAGACGGGCGTGACGATGCCGCTCTCCCAGCACGGACTGGACGACACGGTCCGCGACTCGATGTACAACTCGCTGGGCGCGCTCGTCGTCGCGCTCTTCGGGCAAGTGCACCTCACGGGCGTCGCGGAGACGGTCCGCGAGCGGTTCTTCCCCGTCGAGGAGTGACCGACCCCACAGGGACTCCCGGTGCTCGACCCGGCGTCGCTTCGCGAGTGCTTCGACGCCGACCAGCATGGGCCGCGGCGACGGCGGTGGCGTGGTGGCGAACACGTGCTCGGTGCACGGGCACATCGTCGCGCGGGACTAGGTCGCGTACAACACGACGAAGTTCGGGCTCCGCGGCCTCACGCAGTCCATCGCCGCCGAGGGCCCGGGGAGCATCCGGGCGTTCACCGTCAGCACGGCGTACGTGAAGACGGCGCTCGTCGCGAAACAGCTCCCGGACACCACCGACCGCCGGAACATGACCGTCGACGAGGTGGTCGAGAACGTGATGCTGGAGCGCACGCGCGTCAAGGAGAGTGCTGGAGCCCTTCGAGGTCGCGAACCTGTTCGTGATGGGATGCTCGCAGCACAGCAAGCACCTCGACGGCGGCGACGCCGTCGCGCCGGACGCGACGGCATCGACCGCCGGGACTCTCAGTTGACCGCTTTCGACAGCTCCGCTCCTGCCTTGAACTTCACGTCGTTCGACGCCTCGGGAGCGTCCACGAGGTGGAGGAGGGGCGCATCAAGCGCCGTCACGACGGACCACGCGGGGGCGTCACCGTCCTTGCCGGGACACCCGCCGGTGTCGTGTACGGCCAGCGCTTCCCGGGACTGGACGCCCCAGCAGTACAGGTCGCCGTCGTCCCTGCACACCTGGTGCGCCCCCGGCGGGAGGGCGTCGTCGTCCGGGTCGTATCCGCGGCTGAGCGTGACGTTCGCGTACGTCGTCCGTCCGGGCTTCTTCCGTATCTTCCCGCGCGATTGGAGGTCGACGCCGCCCTCTTCGACGTCCGAGCGCGTGACGCCGGCGACGACGTTCGGGCCCTCGGCGGCCAGGAGTGTCGCGGCGTTCTCGTAGAGTGCGCCGTCGTCGACGTGCCAGCCACCGACGACGAGCAGCTGGTCGTCGTGACGGATCCGCCGCACGTGGAACAGCGCGGGCATCGGGAGCGGGGCGTCCGGCGGCGTCGCCGTCACGGGGACGACGAACGTCTCGGACACGGCCGCCTCGCCGGAGGTGGTCTCCTCACCCCATGACTCGAGGACGTCACAGCAGAGTGTTGGGGTCGTGCAGCCGGCGAGCGAGACGAGCGCCATCGGCTCCGCGTCCTCGGCCGCAGGCGTCGCGCCCGTGACGACGCCGCCGCCGGAGGTCTCGAAGGCGGCGACGCTCCGAGCGGCCCTGCCACGACGGATGTCCCTCTTGTCGATCCCGCGAAGTAGCGATGCGACGCCGTCGTCGACGTCGAGCGTCGCGGTCAGCAGGGTCCGGCACGACAGGTCGCGATGGACCGCGACGACCCGGTCGCTCTCGCCACAGCCGTCGGCGTTCCGTTCGCCGAAGAAGTACTCGAGGACGCGCTCGGGCGTGAGTTCGTCGGCCAGCGCCGGACCGTCGCCCCGGACGCGGGCGTCCGGAAGACTGACGGCGAAGTGCTCGCCGATCGTCGGCTCCCCGTCGAGGTACTCGTAGAGCGGCTCCGTGGCGTCCGGGATTCCGTCGCCGTCGCTGTCGAGGTCGTCGTGGATCCGCTCGACGTCGCCCTGGACGATGCGGCGGGCCCGCTCGATGGACCGTCGCGCGCTATCCCACTCGCCCGCGTCGATGGCGTCGCGCGCGTCCTCGGCGAGTCCCTTCCGCGCCTCGGCGTTCTCTCGGACGGTCCGACAGGTATCAGAGGGACAGTCCTCGAGTTCCGCCCGGACCTCCGTGGTCGCGTCGACGAACGCGTCGAGGGACGTCTTCGCATCCTCGGTCGACCGGTCGTTCACGGCCGCGAGGGCGGCGTCGGCGTACACGAGCAGCGCTCGTTCGACGTCCAGGACGTCCACGAGCGCGCCGATACCGTCGTTGTCGTCGTCCTCGTCGTGCGGGTTCGGTACCCAGATCGAACTCGGCTTGTTCGACCGCGATGAGTTGTAGTCCTGTGCCTTCGTGGTCGTGCCGGTGCTCCAGCCGTCGATCTCGATGCGTCGCGAGTCCGCCCGTAGCGTCGGCGGGACGAAGCGCACGTCGACCGGCCCGCTCCGGTACGCCGTCACGCCGTCGGGATTCCCGCCGGCGTAGAACCCGGCCGGTGAGGCAGTCCTGTTCGCCACTGCCTCCTCGCCGGCCCGGTCCACCAGTCCGTCGAGCCCGGTACAGCCCGCGAGGCTCCCGAGTCCGACTGCGCTACCCGCTGCGAGGAGCGTTCGACGCTTCACCAGCGAGGTCCTCGGATCTCGTCCACTGCTCCGGCGTTCGACCGACGCTCACTGTTCATTACAGGAATAATACGCGCCGAGTGTATATAAGTTAGAAGCGTAATATTTCGCTGCACCCTGGGGAATCGGAACCCTACCGGACCCCCGCGTGGCGGACGAATCGGGCTCTCGGATTCGCGTTCCGAAAGCGGACCGTTCTACGGGAGACGCTCTCGGCGCCGGTGCGACCCTTGGAACCCGGTACGGGCAGGCGGTTTCGACGGAGCCGACGACCGACCCCACCGACCGGTCTCGACCAGATCCCACAGAGATTGAAACGGGCTGCCGGCCTCTCTCACAGTTTGGGGTTGAAGATCGCGTGAAAAACCCGTCAGTGCCATCGTTGCGGGTGCATACTGATGGCCGCCTTCATCCCCGACCTGAAGGGCGAGGCTTTCGCCTCGAACTTTCCGTAGCGGCACCGCCGCCGCATCCAAGTACGGCCGTCGCCGCTATCCGAGGTCGGTCAGTACGAAGTCCGGACCGACCCAGGGCTACAGATGGCCGCGGACGCGGTGGATCGTCGAGTACGCCGCCCCGAGAGCGCGCGTCAGCCGGCCGTCGCGGACGACCGGTTCGACCCGGCCGTCGCGGACGGCATCGACCACTGCTTCGGGGGTCAGCTCGTCGACGTCGAGGCGCGTCGAGAGCCGCCCGACCTCGAAGGGCAAGTGCGCGTCGCTCCCACCGACGACGGGGATGTCACGGTCGCTGGCGATACGTTCGATGCGCCGGCGATACTCGGGGTGTTTGCCGTTGATCTCGATCGCGTCGAAGTCGGCGTCGCTCTCCCGAAGGCGGCTGTTCCGGAACGGGTGCGCGACGATCGCGACGCAGCCGTGGTCGTGTGCGAGTTCGACGGCCTCGTGCGGGGAGAGTACCCCAGGGTCGGTTCTATCGGGCGGGTTCGGCCCGACGACGAGCAGGTGCCCCTCCGTCGTCGAGATCTCGATACCCGGGATGCAGGCGTCGCTCACCAGCGTCTCCGGCCGAAAGAAGTCGTGGTTGGTGACTGCGACCCCGTCCAGTCCGCGTCGGCGCGCTATGGCGAGCGTCGCCCGCACGCTGTGGGGGTCGAAGCCCGCTGCGAACGCCGGGTCGCGATGGAAGAACCGGCTGTGGGTGTGGAGGTCGCAGTCGAACACGGATACTGGTGGGGCGCTCGCCGGACAAAAGACGGTTTCGGTCGCCCGGACGTCGCCGACGAGCGCTCCGACATCCATTTCAGGGTTTGGTGTGACGGGGGCTCTATGACTGATCCCCGCAGAGTGATGGTCCGGAATCCGACGAGCGGGGACGGGAAGCGAACTCGAAGGGCGCGAGCGATGGCCGAGGAGCGTGGCTGGGAGGTCCTCGACAGCGAGGGTGGCGAGCACACGGTCGAACTCGCGGCCGAGGCGTCTGTGCGTGCGGACACTGTCGTCGCCTGCGGCGGCGACGGCACGCTGAACGCGACGCTCACTGGCGTGCTGGAGGCCGGGCGGCTGGACGACGTCTCGCTGGGCGTCGTTCCGGCCGGGACCGGGAACGACTTCGCCGACAACGTCGGCATCCGCGGCGTCGAGCACGCGTTCGAGGTCGTCGAGTCCGGTGCATCGCGCGCGCTCGACTTCGCGACGGCGAACGACCGGCCGTTCCTGAACTCCTGCGTCGGCGGACTGACCGCCGAAGCGAGTGCGAGGACGACGCCCGCCCGAAAGCGGCGTCTCGGCGTGCTGGCGTACGTTCTCACGACCATGTCGGTCTCCAGGGACTTCGAGGGATTGAAGCTGCAGGTCTCGATCGGCCCGGACCGCGACCCGGTCTGGGCCGGCAACGCGCTGATGCTCCTCGTCGGGAACGGCCGACGATTCCCCGGCGAACGGATGCGGCAGGCGAACATGGAGGACGGCCAGTTGAACGTCGTCATCATCGAGGACGCACCGACGCTCGACTACCTCTCGAGGGGCGCCGCCGACAGACTGCTCCGCCGGAACGCCACGCACCTCACGCGAGTGAAGACGTCTCACCTCCACGTGACTCACGAGGGGTCGCCGGTCCAGTTCAGTCTCGACGGCGAGATGATCGAGGCGACGGAACTCGCGGTCGACAGCCAGCCGGGCGCGATGGAGTTCTTCGTCGGCTCCACCTACGAACCGAGTCCAGCGGAGTGGAGCAAGCAGCCGTCGACGTGATCGGCCTCTGTCACGGACGCCCGTCCCCTCGATCCCTGCCGGTCACTTCGTTGCGGTCCGTATCGGGGTTCGTGGAGGCGAAGACGTATCCCCATCCGAGACCTCTATACCTGTAGATGTCACTAATCGACCTGACGATCAACAAGCCGGCACTGAAGCGAACCGAAGTCGTCGACTCAACCGACGAGACACGGACGGCGTCGACCGACGAGGGACGGACAGCGTCGACCGAAGCGGCGCGGACAGCGTCGACCGACGAGACGGACACGGGACCGACCGACGAGGCGGCTGGCGTCTCCACTGGATCGAGTGGCCGTCTCCGACGGACCGCTCGGAACGTCGGCCTGCTCGGCGTCGGCGTCGTCGGGCTCCTCACCCTCCGGAAGCTCCGCGGCCGCCGAAAAAACGAGAGCACGGCTGCGGACGACGTCGTGGCCGACGCCGAGACCGAGAGCGTGGACGTCGACGTCAGCGACCCCGGCGCCGAATAACTACTCGGTTCCCCGTCGCCGATTCGCTCTCTCTCACTTTCGAGGCAGCTTCGAACCCAAGTGGTATGTGTCCGACTTCTCTCTAAAGGGTAGAGGTAACTATATAATGGGACTCCTGGATTCGTTCGGCGCGCTCGTCAGCAGCTTGATCGCATCGATAGTACTGCTCGTGTTCGCGGTACTCAGCTTCTTCATCACGGTGTTCATCGTACAGGTCGGGGCCGGCCTGGCTGGCTACTCCACGCTGAGCGGTGACTTCGTCGTGCTGTCGGCCGCGATACTCGCGACTGGCGCCATCGTGGCGGGCGCGACGCCGATGTCGAGCCTCGCCGGCGTCGACGAGTAGCATCTCGACCGGGCACGGCACTGCTGCCGTTCGCGGGCGTTTCGCGTAGTCTCGACGCATAGTGGGAAATCGACCCAGTCAGTGGATCTTGCTTCGGGTCGGTGCGCTGGACCTCGAACGGGAAGTCACGTGGTACCATCTCCCGACCGCCAGTCCAAGTGCCTATATAGCAGTCTGCCGGTAGGCGACGCATGGCCGTTCCCCCGATGTCGACGGAGATGCTCGTCGTCTTCGGACTCATCGGGGCCGCACTCGTCCTGTTCGTGACGGAACTCGTCCCGAGCGACATGACCGCGATCGGGGTCCTGGTGTCGCTCGTCGTCCTGGAGTCGTGGACGGGCGTGGGGGCGCGCGACGCGATCTCCGGGTTCGCGAGCAGTGCGACGATCACGATCGTCGCGATGTACATCCTCAGCGCGGGCATCCAGAAGACGGGGCTCGTCGAGCGTCTCGGCGTCTACCTCGCTCGATTCACGAATGGAAGCGAGTCACGATTGCTCGGCGCGACCGTCGGGTCGACGGGCGTCAGCGCGGGCATCATCAACAACACGCCGGTCGTGGCGGTGTTCATCCCGATGATAACGGGGCTCGCCGAACGGAGCGGGATCTCGCCGTCGAAGCTCCTCCTGCCGCTGTCGTACGCCGCGATGCTCGGCGGGACGCTGACGCTCATCGGAACCAGCACGAACATCCTCGCGAGCGACCTGTCGCGGGAACTGCTCGGGCAGCCGCTGTCGATGTTCGAGTTCACGAAGCTCGGCGTCGTCGTGCTCGCCGTCGGCAGCCTCTACCTCCTCACCGTCGGGCGACGACTCACGCCGGCGCGCATCGACCCGATCGCGGACTTCACCGAGGAGTTCGGGCTCGAGGATCACTTGACTCGACTTCGCGTCCGGGAGTCGTCGCCGCTGACCGGACTGGCGCTCGCCGACGCGGACGCCGAGATCGACGTGGGTGCGGACGCCGACCTCGACATCCTCCAGCTGGAACGTGGCACGGAGACGTTCTTGGCGTCGGGCTCGGACCAGACCGTCGAAGCCGGGGACGTCCTCACGGTGCGTGCGAACACGCAAATCGCGACGCACGTCGCGTCCCAGTACGACCTCCAGCACCAGCCGCGAGCGGCGGTGACGGAACTCGAACTGACGGCCGAGGACGACGCGGGGACGCTCGCCGAGGTCGTGATCCTCCCGGAGTCGCGGTTCGTCGGCGAGACCGTCCTCGACACGAAGCTCGCGGAGCTGTTCGAGACGACGACGCTCGCTGTGCGTCGCGGCGACGCCCTCTACCGCGACGGACTCGACGAGCGGGAACTCCGATCGGGGGACGTTCTCCTGTTACAGACGACGCCCGGCGCGATCGAGTACCTGAGCGAGCGCGGGGACGTCGTCGTCACGGAAGCAGCAGAGGAGCCGCTGGTCAGCGAGGACGAGCCCGCGGAGGCGATCGCGCCGCTGTCCTCGCACACGCCGATCGCGGCCGGCATCATGCTGGCGGTCATCGGCGTCGCGGCGCTCGACGTGCTCCCGATCGTCATCGCCGCACTCGGCGGCGTCGTCGCGATGGTCATCACGGACTGCATCGACACGAACGAGGCGTACGACGCGGTCAGCTGGAACATCATCTTCCTGCTCGCGGGCGTCATCCCGCTCGGGCTGGCGATGCAACGCACGGGCGGCGACGAGTTCATCGCCGCAGTCCTCGTCCAGAGCGCGTCCGTCCTCCCCGTGATTGCGGTACTCGCTCTCTTCTACCTCCTAACGGGGCTGCTCGCGAACGTCATCACGCCCGTCGCGAGCGTCGTCCTGATGATCCCGATCGCGGTCGATACCGCCGAGCGAATCGGCGCGAACGGGCTGGCGTTCCTGCTCGCGGTCATGTTCGCGGGGTCCGCGGCGTTCATGACCCCGATCGGGTACCAGACGAACCTCATGGTGTACGGCCCAGGCGGCTACCGGTTCACGGACTACCTCCGCGTCGGCGGCCCACTCCAGGTACTTACCGCGACCGTCACCACGCTCGGAATCGCGTACTTCTGGGGCGTCACCTGAACGCCACTGACGCGTGTGCTCGAGGGCGACAGGTGCGCTACGGGGACGGTTGGTTGGTGGACTGGCGTCGCGTTCAAGTGCACGAGGCCGACTCCCGTCCAAGTGACATTCTAATCGCTTCCCCGTTCGTTTCTGAGAGCGGGGAACAGCGGACGACTACTGTTCTCGTCGACGATCGTGACGAGTCGACGACGCGGCCGCGTCGACTGTGCACTGGCGTGGGTCCCTCGGCCTCAAGACGGGGTCGTTCGGAGATCGTGGTGAGCCTCGTTCCGCAACCACCGGAGGCGATGCCCTGTTGGTCTTTATGAAACATAAAATACACTTTATTATACATATAAGGAGCATATTTATAGAAGATAATTATCAAATCTGGGTCTCGTGGTGGCTGGTCGCCGACGGTGAAGTGAAACAGGATTTCATCGATCTCTCAACTTTAGAGCATGCACGATTCAGATTCGTCGGACCCCGGGTCGGGGACGAACGGGGGGCGGCGGTGCAAGGTCGCGCGAGTCATCGACGTACGCGACTTCGATGGATTGGACGCAGACAGGGAGCGTCTCTGGACGACCATGACTGCGATCAGGGGGAGCCTACGCGAGCTCACCGACCTCTTCAATCGCCGCGTCCTGGCGGACGAGCCCGGTCGGGCCCGTATGTAGCTGTTCGGCAGCGACCTCGATAGTGTGTCCGAAATACTCACTGACGACGGCGTCGGGTCCGAGACGCAGGTCGGCGTCGAACGCCGCCTGGAACGGGAAGACGACGACCCCGGCTCTTCAACTACTGGCTTTCTTATGTATATGGGAATACTTACGTATTTGGTGAACTGTCGTAGAGTGATGAATGACGCGAACGACGGGTGGTGAACCGTCGACGACGGCCGTCGCACAATCAACCGGCCGTAGGGCCGCGCTCGGTCTGAAATCCCGTGGCGGGACTCCCGTGTCTTCAGGTGCGGGAGGAGGTCAATGGTCGACGCTTCGTTCGTCGGGCAGATGCGTCCTTGTACGTCAACAGTTATGGGACCTCGGCGAGTGTATTCAGGAGATGCTGTCAGACCGCGTCTACGTAGTCGCAGGTGGCGGTAACGGAATCGGGAAGGCAGCGGCCGTCGAACTCGGCCGTCACGGAGCAACGGTGGTGGTCAACGACCTCGGCGTCGACGTCCACGGGGAGGAGAGCGACGACGGGTCGCTGGACGACGTGATCGAGGAGGTGGAGGCCGTCGGTGGTACGGCCACCGCCCACTACGGCGACGTCAGCTCACTCGAGTACACGGAGCGACTCGTCGAAGAAACCCACGGGACGTACGGGCGGCTCGACGGCGTTGCGAACTTCGCCGGTATCCTCAAGGACGCCCTCTCGTACAAGATGACGGGCGAAGAGTGGGACGACGTCATCCGGGTCCACCTCCGCGGGCACTTCTCACTCCTGCGGAACGCCGGTTCGCACTGGCGCGAGATTGCTGAAGACGACGTGGACCGCCCGCAGCGGTCGTTCCTCTCCGTGACGAGTCGCTCGGCGCTCGGGAACGCTGGTCAGGCCAACTACTCTGCAGCGAAGGCGGGTATTCTTGGCCTCACTAGAACTACAGCGCAGGAACTCTATCGACACGACGTCCGTGTCAACGCCCTGATGCCGACGGCGTTCACCCGGATGATAGAGGATATCCCGGAGAGCCAGCGGTCGTTCGACGAGGAGGAGATGCCGGCGTCGAAGATCGCGCCAGTCGTCGCATTCCTCATGAGCGATGACGCGACGGACGTCACCGGCTGCACGATACGCGCCGCAGGCGATTCGATTGGCATCGTCTCGAACCCCGAACTCACCCGCGTCGGCTACAGCACCGACGGCTGGTCGGTCGAGGAACTTCAGGAGCACTTCCACGACGCCGTCGGGAGCGGGACGAACCTGAAGAAGACCAGTCGGGAATTCTAGCTACCGGTCGAGCAGTCTGTGCGGTCCTCGAGGACTCTTGAGTTGTGACCG
This genomic window from Halorubellus sp. JP-L1 contains:
- a CDS encoding PHP domain-containing protein, with the protein product MDVGALVGDVRATETVFCPASAPPVSVFDCDLHTHSRFFHRDPAFAAGFDPHSVRATLAIARRRGLDGVAVTNHDFFRPETLVSDACIPGIEISTTEGHLLVVGPNPPDRTDPGVLSPHEAVELAHDHGCVAIVAHPFRNSRLRESDADFDAIEINGKHPEYRRRIERIASDRDIPVVGGSDAHLPFEVGRLSTRLDVDELTPEAVVDAVRDGRVEPVVRDGRLTRALGAAYSTIHRVRGHL
- a CDS encoding diacylglycerol kinase family protein, with translation MTDPRRVMVRNPTSGDGKRTRRARAMAEERGWEVLDSEGGEHTVELAAEASVRADTVVACGGDGTLNATLTGVLEAGRLDDVSLGVVPAGTGNDFADNVGIRGVEHAFEVVESGASRALDFATANDRPFLNSCVGGLTAEASARTTPARKRRLGVLAYVLTTMSVSRDFEGLKLQVSIGPDRDPVWAGNALMLLVGNGRRFPGERMRQANMEDGQLNVVIIEDAPTLDYLSRGAADRLLRRNATHLTRVKTSHLHVTHEGSPVQFSLDGEMIEATELAVDSQPGAMEFFVGSTYEPSPAEWSKQPST
- a CDS encoding SLC13 family permease, with the protein product MAVPPMSTEMLVVFGLIGAALVLFVTELVPSDMTAIGVLVSLVVLESWTGVGARDAISGFASSATITIVAMYILSAGIQKTGLVERLGVYLARFTNGSESRLLGATVGSTGVSAGIINNTPVVAVFIPMITGLAERSGISPSKLLLPLSYAAMLGGTLTLIGTSTNILASDLSRELLGQPLSMFEFTKLGVVVLAVGSLYLLTVGRRLTPARIDPIADFTEEFGLEDHLTRLRVRESSPLTGLALADADAEIDVGADADLDILQLERGTETFLASGSDQTVEAGDVLTVRANTQIATHVASQYDLQHQPRAAVTELELTAEDDAGTLAEVVILPESRFVGETVLDTKLAELFETTTLAVRRGDALYRDGLDERELRSGDVLLLQTTPGAIEYLSERGDVVVTEAAEEPLVSEDEPAEAIAPLSSHTPIAAGIMLAVIGVAALDVLPIVIAALGGVVAMVITDCIDTNEAYDAVSWNIIFLLAGVIPLGLAMQRTGGDEFIAAVLVQSASVLPVIAVLALFYLLTGLLANVITPVASVVLMIPIAVDTAERIGANGLAFLLAVMFAGSAAFMTPIGYQTNLMVYGPGGYRFTDYLRVGGPLQVLTATVTTLGIAYFWGVT
- a CDS encoding SDR family oxidoreductase, with amino-acid sequence MTRTTGGEPSTTAVAQSTGRRAALGLKSRGGTPVSSGAGGGQWSTLRSSGRCVLVRQQLWDLGECIQEMLSDRVYVVAGGGNGIGKAAAVELGRHGATVVVNDLGVDVHGEESDDGSLDDVIEEVEAVGGTATAHYGDVSSLEYTERLVEETHGTYGRLDGVANFAGILKDALSYKMTGEEWDDVIRVHLRGHFSLLRNAGSHWREIAEDDVDRPQRSFLSVTSRSALGNAGQANYSAAKAGILGLTRTTAQELYRHDVRVNALMPTAFTRMIEDIPESQRSFDEEEMPASKIAPVVAFLMSDDATDVTGCTIRAAGDSIGIVSNPELTRVGYSTDGWSVEELQEHFHDAVGSGTNLKKTSREF